A single Acidaminococcus sp. DNA region contains:
- a CDS encoding type II restriction endonuclease, translated as MRDFSKWLGTMRKSINQYDYYVDFDKVYGNVEKIKVELNMLNSLIGSRNIEDDLRQIISKYPDVIHCIPILLAVRESEIYAQDEDGAYTYNFKKLNCTVDEYITFMRKTGLLDLISNHLIANLYDYAMGVETGLDSNGRKNRGGHQMENLVEHFIEKSGAEYYKEMYLTEIEDKWDVDLSAISAEGTSTKRWDFVVKTLQTIFVIETNFYTGGGSKLNETARSYKMLAEEASTVPHLKFVWVTDGGGWVSARRNLKETFDTMDTLYNIKDLEDGAFDRLFKERNNLKLDYGRVTREMGKAAEHHIGEK; from the coding sequence ATGAGAGACTTTTCTAAATGGTTGGGAACCATGAGAAAAAGCATTAATCAGTATGACTACTATGTTGATTTTGATAAAGTATATGGAAATGTAGAAAAAATAAAAGTTGAACTGAACATGCTCAATTCTCTTATAGGTTCTAGGAATATTGAGGATGATCTTCGGCAGATTATATCTAAATACCCGGATGTAATTCATTGTATTCCTATCTTGCTGGCTGTCAGGGAATCTGAAATTTATGCTCAGGATGAAGACGGGGCCTATACTTATAATTTTAAAAAATTAAATTGTACTGTAGATGAGTATATTACCTTTATGAGAAAGACTGGACTTTTGGATTTAATATCTAATCATCTGATCGCTAATCTCTATGACTATGCCATGGGTGTTGAAACTGGCTTAGATAGTAACGGACGCAAAAACAGAGGCGGCCATCAGATGGAAAATCTAGTAGAACATTTTATCGAAAAGTCAGGAGCAGAGTATTATAAGGAAATGTACCTGACAGAAATTGAGGATAAGTGGGATGTAGATTTGTCAGCTATTTCTGCAGAGGGAACGTCAACAAAGCGATGGGATTTTGTCGTAAAAACTTTGCAAACTATCTTTGTGATTGAAACTAATTTTTACACAGGCGGCGGGTCAAAACTAAATGAAACGGCAAGAAGTTATAAAATGCTTGCAGAAGAAGCTAGTACTGTGCCTCATTTGAAATTCGTATGGGTAACCGATGGTGGCGGATGGGTTTCAGCAAGAAGAAATTTAAAAGAAACGTTTGACACGATGGATACTCTCTACAATATCAAAGATTTGGAAGATGGAGCATTTGACAGATTGTTTAAAGAGAGAAATAATCTGAAGCTTGATTACGGGAGAGTAACTAGAGAGATGGGGAAGGCTGCTGAACACCATATTGGGGAGAAGTGA
- the mcrC gene encoding 5-methylcytosine-specific restriction endonuclease system specificity protein McrC, which yields MIPIQNVYYMLAYAFRTLREKGYQKVGMESFEHVLDLYTALLCKGTANQIKWGLSREYLPLEESTGAPHGKILLSESLKRRSLLRKQIVCTYDEFSADAYLNRILKTTLTLLLKADISQKNRHNIHHLLPYFEGVTLLDARRIKWHRRYNRNNQTYQMLVGICYMVIHGLLQHQEEGNTKLIVFSDDQAMSRLYESFLRAYYKEEYPTARVSASEIKWDVEAGDTSLLPEMKSDVTIDAREKILILDAKYYQHMLQEHWKKKTVHSANLYQIYAYVRNKEAELRKAGRNAEVSGMLLYAQTDEGVVPDVECKISGHWFRIRGLDLMCDFQEIKNQLDRIAKEILGIKKSDIEL from the coding sequence ATGATTCCGATTCAGAATGTTTATTACATGCTGGCCTATGCCTTCCGCACACTCCGGGAAAAAGGGTATCAGAAAGTAGGCATGGAAAGCTTCGAGCATGTCCTTGATCTTTATACAGCGCTTTTATGCAAAGGAACTGCCAATCAAATTAAATGGGGACTGTCGCGGGAATATCTCCCACTGGAGGAGAGCACCGGAGCGCCCCATGGAAAGATCCTGCTGAGCGAATCCCTGAAGAGACGGTCGTTATTAAGAAAACAGATTGTCTGTACGTATGATGAGTTTTCGGCAGATGCCTATCTGAACCGTATTCTTAAGACGACGCTGACACTGCTCCTCAAGGCAGACATTTCCCAGAAAAACAGGCACAACATCCATCACCTGCTGCCGTACTTTGAAGGCGTGACACTCCTTGATGCGCGGCGCATTAAATGGCACCGGAGATATAACCGGAACAATCAGACCTACCAGATGCTTGTCGGAATCTGTTATATGGTGATCCACGGCCTTCTGCAGCATCAGGAGGAAGGAAACACCAAGTTGATAGTATTTTCCGATGATCAGGCGATGAGCAGACTGTATGAGAGCTTTTTACGCGCGTACTACAAGGAGGAATATCCGACAGCCAGGGTCAGCGCGAGCGAAATTAAGTGGGATGTAGAAGCAGGCGATACTTCGCTCCTTCCGGAAATGAAATCCGATGTGACGATTGACGCCAGGGAGAAGATTCTTATCCTGGATGCCAAGTATTACCAGCATATGCTGCAGGAGCACTGGAAAAAGAAAACAGTGCATTCCGCCAATCTTTACCAGATTTATGCCTACGTAAGGAACAAAGAAGCAGAGCTTCGAAAAGCAGGCAGGAATGCAGAAGTGTCGGGCATGCTGCTCTATGCCCAAACGGATGAGGGCGTTGTTCCGGACGTAGAATGTAAGATCAGCGGTCACTGGTTCCGCATCCGCGGGCTCGATCTGATGTGTGATTTTCAGGAAATCAAGAACCAGCTTGATAGGATTGCGAAAGAGATTTTGGGAATTAAAAAATCAGACATTGAACTTTAA
- a CDS encoding YvrJ family protein, with product MDNFSVLLGQAAQYGFPMVISWYLLVRMEDKLEQLTLSIDSLKDILMHRA from the coding sequence ATGGATAACTTTTCCGTCTTGCTCGGCCAGGCGGCCCAGTACGGTTTTCCTATGGTGATCAGCTGGTATTTGCTGGTGCGTATGGAAGACAAACTGGAACAACTTACGCTGAGTATTGACTCGTTAAAAGATATTCTTATGCATAGGGCATAA
- a CDS encoding AAA family ATPase, with protein sequence MIDQGNNEFRSIPEISYDAWKTAGYVNSIFSNIADKKGMSEPQKVDALQKYKEEISWVKPVIQVLQKTGKPTMTKAIEDALRNDSMYSSQIPDGTWKETNLNLFSALIFFTLELLEHKKYIERENSSAEWKLTEKGKITDLDKLTGADLVLDVKPEDSTQVHYWTFSPGENAALWDECYEDGVMRIGWDDMGDLNQYKSQADTKNKMKELYGGNPTNDALAVWQFVHDMKIGDIIIAKNGTTEIVGIGKVIYRYEFDPNPHYAKYKHVRRVEWLKKGNWTLTGKDQFAQKTLTDITDSSDFINRILELVKKPSESSASLEPPAASANPAYNKSNFLKEVYMDESVYDDCVAELEEKKNIILQGPPGVGKTFAAKRLAYAMMGEKDESRVAMIQFHQSYSYEDFIMGFRPVASGFKLQTGVFYDFCKKAAIDPKKKYFFVIDEINRGNISKIFGELFMLIEADKRDKRDKRDKRRESVQLLYKKNESFTIPENLYLIGTMNTADRSLAMLDFALRRRFAFIDLKPGFDIKSFTDYQKALGSGQLDRLIEKVKELNDVIAKDDSLGEGFCIGHSFFCNLTKETIKDGVLKRIVKYELIPLLKEYWFDESNKFSDWSEELLNALQPPTATQPVTPSTGTEQKG encoded by the coding sequence ATGATAGATCAGGGAAATAATGAATTCCGTAGTATTCCGGAAATATCTTATGATGCCTGGAAGACGGCCGGTTATGTTAATTCCATTTTTAGCAACATTGCGGATAAGAAAGGAATGAGCGAACCGCAGAAAGTAGATGCACTGCAGAAGTACAAAGAAGAAATATCGTGGGTAAAACCTGTCATCCAGGTGCTGCAGAAAACAGGCAAACCTACAATGACCAAGGCAATTGAGGACGCACTTCGTAACGATTCAATGTATAGCAGTCAAATTCCTGACGGAACTTGGAAAGAGACGAACTTGAATCTTTTTTCTGCTCTGATTTTTTTCACCTTGGAACTATTGGAACATAAAAAATATATAGAAAGGGAAAATTCATCTGCGGAATGGAAACTTACAGAAAAAGGAAAGATCACTGATTTAGATAAACTGACAGGCGCTGATTTGGTCTTGGATGTCAAACCCGAAGATTCCACACAAGTGCATTACTGGACTTTCTCTCCCGGCGAAAACGCGGCCCTCTGGGATGAATGTTACGAAGACGGTGTCATGCGGATTGGCTGGGATGATATGGGTGATTTGAACCAGTATAAATCCCAGGCTGACACAAAGAATAAGATGAAGGAGCTTTATGGTGGGAATCCTACTAACGACGCTCTGGCGGTGTGGCAGTTTGTCCATGATATGAAAATCGGAGACATCATCATTGCCAAGAACGGAACTACGGAAATCGTCGGTATCGGCAAGGTAATTTATCGCTATGAATTTGATCCTAATCCGCATTATGCTAAATATAAACATGTGCGGCGTGTGGAATGGCTGAAAAAAGGAAATTGGACACTCACTGGAAAAGACCAATTTGCCCAAAAGACATTGACGGATATAACGGACTCGTCCGATTTTATCAACCGAATTCTTGAACTTGTGAAGAAACCTTCTGAATCTTCTGCTTCTCTTGAACCTCCGGCAGCTTCTGCAAACCCGGCATATAATAAATCCAACTTCCTCAAAGAAGTCTACATGGACGAATCCGTTTATGATGACTGCGTGGCTGAGCTCGAAGAAAAGAAAAATATCATTCTCCAGGGACCTCCGGGAGTAGGGAAGACTTTCGCAGCCAAGCGCCTTGCCTATGCCATGATGGGAGAAAAGGACGAAAGCCGGGTGGCTATGATTCAGTTCCATCAGAGCTATTCCTACGAAGATTTCATCATGGGATTCCGTCCTGTTGCAAGTGGTTTTAAGCTGCAAACAGGCGTGTTTTACGATTTCTGTAAGAAAGCGGCCATAGATCCGAAAAAGAAGTATTTCTTTGTCATTGATGAAATTAACCGCGGCAATATCAGTAAGATCTTTGGCGAGCTTTTCATGCTGATTGAGGCAGATAAGCGCGATAAGCGCGATAAGCGCGATAAGCGCAGAGAGTCTGTCCAACTGCTGTACAAGAAGAATGAATCTTTTACGATTCCGGAGAATCTGTACCTCATCGGGACCATGAATACGGCTGACCGGAGCCTTGCCATGCTGGATTTTGCCCTGCGCCGCCGTTTTGCCTTCATTGATCTGAAACCGGGATTTGATATCAAGAGTTTTACGGATTATCAAAAAGCCCTGGGCAGTGGACAACTGGACCGTTTGATTGAAAAGGTGAAAGAACTAAACGATGTCATCGCAAAGGATGATTCCCTGGGCGAGGGATTCTGCATCGGTCATAGCTTCTTCTGCAATCTGACAAAAGAAACAATCAAAGACGGTGTCCTTAAGCGCATTGTGAAGTACGAACTCATTCCGCTCCTCAAGGAATATTGGTTCGATGAATCAAATAAATTTTCCGATTGGAGTGAAGAGTTGCTAAATGCTTTACAGCCGCCGACTGCAACGCAGCCGGTTACACCGTCAACGGGCACGGAACAAAAAGGATAA
- a CDS encoding phage replisome organizer N-terminal domain-containing protein — protein MKCTAKVELKYINLMLNIFDHPKMIILASKPKGALYSLLWIKLMVLAGKINKNGRIELTDDVPYSSEDLSLIWKCSETDVKEALILFKEMKMITVDHGIITLKNWGRYQHEEAIEKLKKYQESNAERQRRFRGARRKEEKDAANEMQAAEEKKSEEPAPENAASELCEEVHACPEEPMEVSGEKEPPAPQPETCCASHEQKKAAPEHRPEAAAQKAGSTPALTRPAFTTTRKKLADKGTSGLIATLAAYQISPKMADDLIHEFGTQAVENAVQYFRTSVDKRYITNPPAYLIALIRNGAIKKEQSEYIACTNPNCRGGFVVEEKDGHEFAHRCPVCHGKGEILKPAEISPEQSLQFS, from the coding sequence ATGAAATGTACTGCGAAAGTGGAATTAAAATATATCAATTTGATGCTTAATATTTTTGACCATCCCAAGATGATCATTCTTGCATCCAAGCCCAAGGGAGCGCTTTACTCCCTCCTTTGGATCAAGCTCATGGTACTAGCCGGAAAAATCAACAAAAACGGGAGAATCGAACTGACTGACGACGTCCCCTACTCGTCGGAAGATCTGAGCTTGATCTGGAAATGTTCCGAAACGGACGTCAAGGAAGCGCTGATCCTTTTTAAAGAAATGAAAATGATTACCGTGGACCACGGCATAATTACGTTAAAAAACTGGGGCCGTTACCAGCACGAAGAAGCCATCGAAAAATTAAAGAAATACCAGGAATCTAACGCGGAACGCCAGAGAAGATTCCGTGGAGCCCGCCGCAAAGAAGAAAAGGACGCGGCAAATGAGATGCAGGCTGCAGAAGAGAAAAAGAGCGAAGAACCTGCGCCGGAAAATGCAGCATCAGAGCTCTGTGAAGAGGTCCATGCGTGCCCGGAAGAACCGATGGAAGTAAGCGGCGAAAAAGAGCCTCCGGCTCCGCAGCCAGAAACTTGCTGCGCTTCCCATGAGCAAAAAAAGGCTGCACCGGAACACCGTCCTGAGGCAGCAGCGCAGAAGGCCGGGAGTACGCCTGCTCTCACGAGGCCGGCCTTTACCACAACCAGGAAGAAACTTGCAGACAAAGGAACGTCAGGCCTCATTGCTACTCTTGCCGCCTACCAAATCAGTCCCAAGATGGCAGACGACCTCATTCATGAGTTCGGAACGCAGGCCGTCGAAAACGCGGTACAGTATTTCCGCACTTCCGTGGATAAAAGGTATATTACAAACCCGCCAGCGTATCTGATTGCGCTCATTCGCAACGGTGCCATAAAAAAGGAGCAGTCAGAATATATCGCGTGCACGAATCCGAATTGCCGAGGCGGATTTGTGGTCGAAGAAAAAGATGGCCATGAATTTGCCCATCGATGTCCCGTTTGCCACGGCAAAGGTGAAATCTTGAAACCTGCGGAAATTTCACCGGAACAGTCACTCCAATTCAGCTGA
- a CDS encoding sodium:glutamate symporter: protein MTIRALMNSMLLLSFFMLVGFFLREKIKIFQKLFLPSSLIGGVLMLILGKQVLGVLEVPAAFKSMPGVLIDVVMASLVFGVTFNKERLKGYLDYVCVPMPAYGLQMGLGTVIGAVLTNFWPDLPKGWGVMGVFSFHGGHGTAAAAGASFAKYGIEGNMAMGMVLSTLGLIIAMVVGMALVNFGVRRGWATYVKEPKAQPAYFYGGPLPESERKPTGHLVTTSISINHLALQCSWLLFSVLIGKYIFTGLGMMWAGFKVLPSVLHGVIGGAVLWKLIEVFHLEKYVDMKTIKMLSGFFLELVVFTAMATLNLKFVSTFAVPIIIYTIILVTLTLPLVVFCAHRFCAEEWFEKACMAFGAATGNTSTGLALVRAVDPDSKSSAGDSHGVYSTLMSWKDAFVGLTPLWLMSGITLTAGVGFGIMIAFLAIGFMFFNTHRSFSGKVK from the coding sequence ATGACAATTCGAGCGCTGATGAATTCAATGCTGCTGCTCTCCTTCTTTATGCTGGTGGGCTTCTTTCTTAGAGAAAAAATCAAGATTTTTCAAAAGTTATTCTTGCCATCGTCCCTGATTGGCGGCGTCCTGATGCTTATCCTGGGCAAACAGGTGCTGGGTGTCCTCGAAGTTCCGGCTGCTTTCAAATCCATGCCGGGCGTCCTGATTGATGTCGTTATGGCTTCCCTGGTCTTCGGCGTGACGTTCAACAAAGAACGGCTCAAGGGTTATCTCGATTATGTGTGCGTCCCGATGCCGGCTTATGGCCTGCAAATGGGATTAGGTACGGTCATCGGCGCGGTGCTGACGAACTTCTGGCCCGATCTGCCGAAAGGCTGGGGCGTCATGGGCGTGTTCTCTTTCCACGGCGGGCATGGTACGGCCGCTGCTGCCGGTGCTTCTTTTGCCAAGTACGGTATTGAAGGCAACATGGCCATGGGCATGGTACTTTCCACGCTGGGTCTGATTATTGCTATGGTTGTCGGTATGGCGCTCGTCAACTTTGGTGTCCGCAGAGGCTGGGCGACCTACGTAAAGGAACCGAAAGCACAGCCGGCGTACTTCTACGGCGGTCCGCTGCCGGAATCCGAAAGAAAGCCGACCGGCCACCTTGTGACAACGAGTATCAGCATCAACCATCTGGCGCTGCAGTGCTCCTGGCTTCTGTTCTCCGTCCTGATTGGTAAATATATCTTCACCGGTCTTGGTATGATGTGGGCTGGCTTTAAAGTCCTCCCGAGCGTACTTCACGGCGTAATCGGCGGTGCGGTGCTTTGGAAACTCATTGAAGTCTTCCATCTTGAAAAGTATGTCGACATGAAGACCATTAAGATGCTCAGCGGTTTCTTCCTGGAACTTGTAGTCTTCACGGCAATGGCTACGCTGAATTTGAAATTTGTGTCCACCTTCGCAGTACCTATCATCATCTACACCATTATTCTTGTCACACTGACCCTGCCCCTGGTTGTTTTCTGTGCCCATCGCTTCTGTGCGGAAGAATGGTTTGAAAAGGCCTGCATGGCTTTCGGCGCTGCTACCGGCAACACCTCTACGGGCCTTGCCCTGGTACGTGCCGTCGACCCGGATTCCAAGTCTTCTGCCGGTGACAGCCACGGCGTTTATTCAACGCTGATGAGCTGGAAGGATGCCTTCGTCGGTCTGACTCCGCTCTGGCTCATGAGCGGCATTACGCTGACCGCCGGTGTCGGCTTTGGCATCATGATTGCCTTCCTGGCTATCGGATTTATGTTCTTCAATACCCATAGATCTTTCTCCGGTAAGGTAAAATAA
- a CDS encoding sigma-70 family RNA polymerase sigma factor: MRKIDFARLLPLVKKGQQEAQMTLIEAFEPLIRSLLRWEFIPCNKEDMHSYLVLKLLEKTKKYEGTDAAKFPGYIRKCLVHCAGDYQDAEKYIRKTKEKAAQEPVEEAYTMETAFDWEGHKALHFALKHLYPYERKLLVAYYGENKSMDEIAHEYHISKSKVHYQIKRLLRDLRAALKDQF, from the coding sequence ATGCGTAAGATCGATTTTGCCAGGCTCCTGCCGCTCGTCAAAAAAGGGCAGCAGGAAGCCCAGATGACGTTGATAGAGGCTTTCGAGCCCCTCATCCGCTCCCTCCTGCGCTGGGAATTCATTCCCTGCAATAAGGAAGATATGCATTCTTACCTTGTGCTGAAATTGCTCGAGAAGACGAAAAAGTACGAAGGTACGGATGCGGCGAAATTTCCGGGGTATATCAGGAAGTGTCTTGTCCATTGTGCCGGCGACTACCAGGACGCGGAGAAGTACATCCGGAAAACAAAGGAAAAAGCTGCCCAGGAGCCTGTGGAAGAAGCCTATACCATGGAGACTGCCTTCGACTGGGAAGGCCACAAAGCGCTCCATTTCGCTCTGAAGCACTTATATCCCTACGAGCGGAAGCTGCTCGTCGCTTACTACGGAGAAAATAAAAGCATGGACGAAATTGCTCACGAATACCACATCTCAAAAAGTAAAGTACACTACCAGATCAAAAGGCTGCTCAGGGACTTAAGAGCCGCACTGAAAGATCAATTTTGA
- a CDS encoding N-acetylmuramoyl-L-alanine amidase: protein MMYVTRKDVYQMGLRARGKVNRIYVHWTAGRYDQPFKDYHLNLTDVGRAYASCEEFTTTLAHTWHRNTGAIGLALCCAKDAVMYADGSFDLGDYPPTPMQIEETAILCFILSEALGIPIDPEHIMTHAEAADLDGYGPALAGTSRFERWDLYKLLDFDGVWRSGGMIFRGKALYYQQHASSVLSYLM from the coding sequence ATGATGTACGTAACGAGAAAAGATGTCTATCAGATGGGCCTTCGGGCCCGGGGTAAGGTCAACCGTATTTATGTCCACTGGACAGCCGGCCGGTATGACCAGCCTTTCAAGGATTATCACCTGAACCTGACGGATGTCGGCCGGGCCTATGCGTCCTGTGAAGAATTCACGACGACGCTGGCCCACACCTGGCACCGGAACACCGGCGCCATCGGCCTGGCTCTTTGCTGCGCCAAAGATGCCGTAATGTATGCCGACGGGTCTTTTGACCTGGGCGATTATCCACCAACACCGATGCAGATTGAAGAGACAGCTATCTTATGCTTTATTCTTTCTGAAGCCTTGGGAATTCCTATCGACCCCGAGCATATCATGACCCATGCGGAGGCGGCAGATCTTGACGGATACGGGCCAGCCTTGGCGGGAACGTCCCGTTTCGAACGCTGGGATCTGTACAAATTGCTGGATTTTGACGGTGTATGGCGGAGCGGGGGCATGATCTTCCGCGGAAAGGCGCTCTATTACCAGCAGCATGCTTCTTCCGTGCTCTCTTATTTGATGTAA
- a CDS encoding DUF2922 domain-containing protein → MSNTLELTFKLTNNKTKSISITNPIMNPTRDKVEPVMKKLLALNLYGGDGVDMASIKGAKVRQTEVVFDAED, encoded by the coding sequence ATGAGCAACACTCTCGAACTGACTTTCAAACTGACGAACAACAAAACGAAGAGCATCAGCATCACCAACCCGATCATGAACCCGACCCGCGATAAGGTTGAACCGGTCATGAAGAAGCTCCTGGCCCTCAACCTCTACGGCGGCGATGGTGTCGATATGGCATCCATCAAAGGCGCAAAGGTACGCCAGACTGAAGTAGTCTTCGACGCGGAAGACTAA
- a CDS encoding DNA adenine methylase, translating to MFAKTHPFIKWAGGKRQLLDRLIPLIPKEYNRYFEPFIGGGALLLAVQPEKAIINDTNEQLINIYRHLQKDVDKIISLIEEFDSVSCDKERYLAMRSRYNEKIKNHELDYECAALMIWINKHCFNGLYRVNSKGLFNVPYNNKTSGASIEPDNLRTIGNYFKNCNVEIRQGDFEKACSDVQADDFVYFDSPYVPVSETAYFTSYTKDGFSLDDHKRLAALFRKLDAKGTKIMLSNHNVPLVHELYEGYHIHVVDVRRAINRDAAKRTGEEVIVTNYEI from the coding sequence ATGTTTGCGAAAACGCATCCGTTTATAAAATGGGCTGGTGGGAAAAGACAATTATTGGATCGTCTGATTCCACTGATACCTAAAGAATATAACAGATATTTTGAGCCGTTTATAGGCGGAGGTGCGCTTTTACTGGCTGTTCAACCAGAAAAGGCAATTATCAATGATACAAACGAACAGCTTATTAATATTTATCGGCATCTCCAAAAGGATGTTGATAAAATTATTTCCTTGATTGAAGAATTTGATTCTGTTTCTTGTGATAAAGAGCGATATTTAGCAATGCGCTCCAGATATAATGAGAAAATTAAAAATCATGAACTCGATTATGAATGTGCCGCATTGATGATTTGGATTAATAAACATTGCTTTAATGGGTTGTACAGGGTCAACTCAAAAGGTCTTTTTAACGTGCCCTATAATAACAAGACGAGTGGAGCATCGATTGAACCAGACAATTTGCGGACAATAGGTAACTATTTCAAAAATTGCAACGTAGAGATCCGCCAGGGCGACTTTGAAAAAGCTTGTTCGGACGTCCAGGCAGATGATTTTGTATATTTTGATTCTCCTTATGTACCTGTGAGTGAGACTGCTTATTTTACTAGTTATACAAAAGATGGTTTTTCGCTTGATGATCATAAAAGACTCGCAGCACTTTTTAGAAAACTGGATGCCAAAGGGACAAAAATTATGTTAAGCAATCATAATGTCCCATTAGTTCATGAACTTTATGAAGGATATCATATTCACGTAGTAGATGTTAGACGAGCTATTAATCGAGATGCAGCAAAACGAACCGGAGAAGAAGTCATAGTAACAAATTACGAAATTTAA
- a CDS encoding site-specific DNA-methyltransferase gives MNEYFKTQITPYYTSENSVLLLDDTFHALQNIQDESVDMIFADPPYFLSNDGITCQGGKQVSVNKGEWDRAGTFEEKHEFNRQWIRLCKRILKRDGSIWISGTLHNIYSIGVALEQEGFKIINNITWQKTNPPPNLGCRCFTHSTETILWAQKNDKKAHHIFNYLEMKEENGGKQMKDVWTGPLTPQNEKKLGKHPTQKPLYLLNRIIRACCQKGNVVLDPFCGSSTTGVAAIQNQCKYIGIDSNEEYLELSKRRLQEVEQYERLF, from the coding sequence ATGAACGAATATTTTAAAACTCAAATTACTCCTTATTACACCAGTGAAAATTCTGTATTGCTTCTTGATGATACCTTTCATGCTTTGCAAAATATTCAAGATGAATCTGTTGATATGATTTTTGCAGACCCTCCATATTTTTTAAGTAATGATGGAATTACTTGTCAGGGAGGAAAGCAAGTTTCTGTAAATAAGGGAGAATGGGATAGAGCTGGAACTTTTGAAGAAAAACATGAATTTAACAGACAATGGATTCGCTTGTGCAAAAGAATTCTAAAGCGAGACGGAAGCATTTGGATTAGCGGCACATTGCATAATATTTATAGTATTGGTGTGGCGTTAGAACAGGAAGGATTTAAAATCATTAATAATATTACCTGGCAGAAAACCAATCCTCCTCCTAATTTAGGTTGCAGGTGTTTTACACACAGTACGGAAACAATTTTATGGGCTCAAAAAAATGATAAAAAGGCTCACCATATTTTTAATTACCTGGAAATGAAAGAGGAGAATGGTGGAAAGCAGATGAAAGATGTTTGGACAGGACCTTTAACTCCTCAAAATGAAAAGAAGTTGGGAAAGCATCCAACACAGAAACCTCTCTATCTTTTGAACCGTATAATTCGCGCATGCTGTCAGAAAGGAAATGTTGTCTTGGATCCTTTTTGCGGTAGTTCTACAACAGGTGTAGCTGCAATACAGAACCAGTGCAAATATATCGGTATAGATAGTAATGAGGAATATCTAGAATTATCTAAAAGACGTCTCCAAGAGGTGGAACAGTATGAGAGACTTTTCTAA
- a CDS encoding RraA family protein: protein MSVGKRIYLKRHMPDKAIMEQFKEIPASNVADVMGRSCAMNPRIHLMSSPKAQMAVGAALTVKARGGDNLALHAALNMAQEGDFIVVSNEHDTTRALMGEVMMAYLYKVKKIAGIVLDGPMRDIDEIGHWDFPVYATGTTPGGPYKEGPGEVNVPVSCGEVSVNPGDIILADPDGVIVIPRKDAAQILKDAQAFKAKDGGKLEATLNGTINRSWVDKLIKEKEFEIIDDVYDND, encoded by the coding sequence ATGTCAGTAGGAAAGAGAATTTATTTAAAGAGACATATGCCGGATAAAGCGATTATGGAACAGTTCAAAGAAATCCCGGCTTCAAATGTAGCAGATGTCATGGGCCGCAGCTGCGCCATGAATCCCAGAATTCACCTGATGAGCAGCCCGAAAGCCCAGATGGCCGTCGGTGCCGCCCTTACGGTCAAGGCCCGCGGCGGCGACAACCTGGCCCTGCATGCAGCCCTTAACATGGCGCAGGAAGGCGACTTCATCGTTGTGTCGAACGAACACGATACGACCCGTGCCCTGATGGGCGAAGTCATGATGGCGTACCTGTACAAGGTCAAGAAGATTGCCGGCATCGTTCTCGATGGACCGATGCGTGATATCGATGAAATCGGTCATTGGGACTTCCCGGTGTACGCAACCGGAACGACCCCGGGCGGCCCTTACAAGGAAGGCCCCGGCGAAGTCAATGTACCGGTTTCCTGCGGTGAAGTGAGCGTCAATCCCGGCGACATCATCCTGGCGGATCCGGACGGTGTCATCGTCATTCCGAGAAAAGACGCGGCACAGATCCTGAAAGACGCCCAAGCTTTTAAAGCCAAGGACGGCGGCAAACTGGAAGCTACCCTGAACGGGACAATCAACCGCTCCTGGGTAGACAAGCTGATCAAAGAAAAGGAATTTGAGATTATCGACGACGTGTATGATAACGATTAA